One Ricinus communis isolate WT05 ecotype wild-type chromosome 1, ASM1957865v1, whole genome shotgun sequence DNA window includes the following coding sequences:
- the LOC8280963 gene encoding uncharacterized protein LOC8280963 isoform X2, with the protein MEETLQIISKKRRRSSSSSSSHPLMGIFTRSKSKIYLHCNRSGRARSDSSRINKQNPVGLQSKEKKPRQKDSSDIGEWSCVVIKDLRARRVFSLADNDCRLCDDEEERKESEKRSGEFSSFDSIDKEDTGGKCSDGRKVEENRDIMEPVVEYSIATSCETEGDVRNDVLIDEQCLQATPPDSEMLLHMGTMECVSANLSTENLGKSEALQDQKIANSTAPKSVPNPWSRVRVFKAPGSLSYRKLLPYLMDMIHEYDNSCSPKKGKFPNITSQQEVSVDKQVLADGSGTDSSMLFGSQKDNSKRVDSTTLFNDQCRSKDNANVKIGMRVACKDKDFESSTPECYSVVDSSQVNGYSNNTKPLDYGESKGGVSHLPCIVEDANEESIQMTTPPDADISGKAVVYQNIDDRIKLVSPNADQVLRKPLNASDKRTDSSYKMKWGLNPCSQLKLFKTRSSFNYRRMLPYLMDIAKDNSGDSRNGNCPKLEKSSQENLVPPASVFDHSDSPVEKLHDTSCHMEYDTDPCSLQMSSLPDNNHPSNSNQLNLIPSDDNTDIPESVGLLEKQESQVIVDTSDNKDGHSDSDPGTVNLVNGSSVAMATCSSLVNPPSVSGKFFDSVSQELPAKNDKCRTSVGLFTNAAEPVEGGNFSENSSKLEASDPWRNSANGSAKSILKRHPRGCRGLCTCLDCASFRLHAERAFEFSKNQMQDAEEVALDLIKELSHVRNMLENAASDSNDHLVICNNGVSIT; encoded by the exons ATGGAAGAAACTCTGCAAATCATCTCCAAGAAACGAAGGAGgtcatcttcatcttcttcaagCCATCCTTTGATGGGTATCTTCACCCGCAGCAAATCCAAGATCTATCTTCATTGCAATCGCTCTGGCCGAGCACGCTCCGATTCATCTCGCATCAATAAACAGAACCCAGTTGGTCTCCAATCGAAGGAAAAGAAGCCCAGACAGAAAGATTCTAGTGACATAGGCGAGTGGTCTTGTGTTGTTATCAAAGATCTTCGCGCCAGACGGGTTTTCTCTCTTGCGGATAATGATTGCAGGTTAtgtgatgatgaagaagagagaaaggaGTCTGAGAAAAGGAGTGGGGAGTTTTCTAGTTTTGATTCCATTGATAAAGAAGATACAGGTGGGAAATGTTCTGATGGCAGAAAAGTGGAAGAAAACCGGGATATCATGGAACCAGTTGTGGAGTATAGTATTGCTACTTCATGCGAGACTGAAGGGGATGTGAGAAATGATGTGTTGATTGATGAGCAATGTTTACAGGCAACACCACCAGATTCTGAGATGCTTCTTCATATGGGTACCATGGAATGTGTATCTGCCAACCTATCAACTGAAAACCTTGGCAAGAGTGAGGCTCTTCAAGACCAGAAAATTGCAAACAGTACAGCACCTAAGTCT GTTCCTAATCCGTGGTCGAGGGTTAGAGTGTTCAAAGCTCCAGGCTCACTCAGCTATAGAAAATTGCTTCCATATCTCATGGATATGATccatgaatatgataattctT GTTCTCCCAAAAAGGGCAAATTCCCAAACATTACGAGCCAACAAGAAGTATCAGTAGATAAACAGGTTCTTGCAGATGGTAGTGGTACTGATTCATCAATGCTATTTGGTTCACAAAAGGATAATTCTAAGAGGGTTGATTCCACTACCTTATTCAATGATCAATGTCGTTCAAAAGATAATGCAAATGTAAAAATTGGGATGAGAGTTGCTTGTAAAGATAAGGATTTCGAAAGCTCAACCCCGGAGTGTTATTCAGTGGTTGATAGTTCTCAGGTCAATGGATATTCTAATAATACAAAACCACTGGATTATGGAGAGAGCAAAGGAGGTGTTAGTCACCTTCCTTGCATTGTTGAAGATGCAAATGAAGAGTCTATTCAGATGACGACACCACCAGATGCTGACATTTCTGGTAAAGCTGTGGTATATCAGAATATAGATGACAGAATCAAACTCGTCTCACCAAATGCTGATCAAGTTCTTAGGAAGCCACTGAATGCAAGTGACAAAAGAACCGACTCCAGCTATAAAATGAAATGG GGTTTGAATCCATGCTCACAACTCAAGCTGTTTAAGACAAGAAGCTCCTTCAACTATAGAAGAATGCTTCCTTATCTGATGGATATTGCTAAAGATAATTCTG GTGATTCCAGAAATGGGAACTGCCCAAAACTTGAGAAGAGTTCACAAGAAAATTTAGTCCCACCAGCATCGGTGTTTGATCATAGTGACAGCCCAGTAGAGAAATTACATGACACAAGTTGTCATATGGAGTATGACACTGATCCATGTAGTCTGCAAATGTCTTCATTGCCAGATAACAATCATCCATCTAATAGCAatcaacttaatttaattcctTCTGATGACAACACTGATATTCCAGAATCTGTTGGTTTACTAGAAAAACAAGAATCACAAGTCATTGTGGATACGTCAGATAATAAAGATGGACATTCAGATAGTGACCCTGGCACTGTAAATTTGGTTAATGGAAGTTCAGTCGCCATGGCTACATGTTCTTCTCTTGTTAATCCTCCATCTGTCTCTGGAAAATTCTTCGACTCAGTTTCACAAGAATTACCTGCCAAGAATGATAAGTGTAGAACATCAGTAGGACTATTTACTAATGCTGCAGAGCCGGTTGAAGGAGGCAACTTTTCTGAAAACTCATCCAAGCTTGAAGCATCTGATCCTTGGCGAAATTCTGCCAATGGTTCGGCAAAGAGTATTCTTAAAAGACATCCAAGAGGATGCAGAGGACTTTGTACTTGTTTAGACTGTGCTTCCTTCCGCCTCCATGCAGAGAGGGCATTTGAGTTCTCCAAAAACCAGATGCAGGATGCTGAAGAAGTTGCCCTGGATTTGATCAAGGAACTGTCTCACGTACGCAATATGCTTGAGAATGCTGCATCTGATTCCAATGATCATCTTGTTATATGCAACAATGGGGTCAGTATCACTTGA
- the LOC8280963 gene encoding uncharacterized protein LOC8280963 isoform X1, which produces MEETLQIISKKRRRSSSSSSSHPLMGIFTRSKSKIYLHCNRSGRARSDSSRINKQNPVGLQSKEKKPRQKDSSDIGEWSCVVIKDLRARRVFSLADNDCRLCDDEEERKESEKRSGEFSSFDSIDKEDTGGKCSDGRKVEENRDIMEPVVEYSIATSCETEGDVRNDVLIDEQCLQATPPDSEMLLHMGTMECVSANLSTENLGKSEALQDQKIANSTAPKSVPNPWSRVRVFKAPGSLSYRKLLPYLMDMIHEYDNSCSPKKGKFPNITSQQEVSVDKQVLADGSGTDSSMLFGSQKDNSKRVDSTTLFNDQCRSKDNANVKIGMRVACKDKDFESSTPECYSVVDSSQVNGYSNNTKPLDYGESKGGVSHLPCIVEDANEESIQMTTPPDADISGKAVVYQNIDDRIKLVSPNADQVLRKPLNASDKRTDSSYKMKWGLNPCSQLKLFKTRSSFNYRRMLPYLMDIAKDNSGDSRNGNCPKLEKSSQENLVPPASVFDHSDSPVEKLHDTSCHMEYDTDPCSLQMSSLPDNNHPSNSNQLNLIPSDDNTDIPESVGLLEKQESQVIVDTSDNKDGHSDSDPGTVNLVNGSSVAMATCSSLVNPPSVSGKFFDSVSQELPAKNDKCRTSVGLFTNAAEPVEGGNFSENSSKLEASDPWRNSANGSAKSILKRHPRGCRGLCTCLDCASFRLHAERAFEFSKNQMQDAEEVALDLIKELSHVRNMLENAASDSNDHLVICNNGVKEACRKLSEAEELAKSRLIQMNYDLNIHCRISVGERPRVRFANNVEKRIFHG; this is translated from the exons ATGGAAGAAACTCTGCAAATCATCTCCAAGAAACGAAGGAGgtcatcttcatcttcttcaagCCATCCTTTGATGGGTATCTTCACCCGCAGCAAATCCAAGATCTATCTTCATTGCAATCGCTCTGGCCGAGCACGCTCCGATTCATCTCGCATCAATAAACAGAACCCAGTTGGTCTCCAATCGAAGGAAAAGAAGCCCAGACAGAAAGATTCTAGTGACATAGGCGAGTGGTCTTGTGTTGTTATCAAAGATCTTCGCGCCAGACGGGTTTTCTCTCTTGCGGATAATGATTGCAGGTTAtgtgatgatgaagaagagagaaaggaGTCTGAGAAAAGGAGTGGGGAGTTTTCTAGTTTTGATTCCATTGATAAAGAAGATACAGGTGGGAAATGTTCTGATGGCAGAAAAGTGGAAGAAAACCGGGATATCATGGAACCAGTTGTGGAGTATAGTATTGCTACTTCATGCGAGACTGAAGGGGATGTGAGAAATGATGTGTTGATTGATGAGCAATGTTTACAGGCAACACCACCAGATTCTGAGATGCTTCTTCATATGGGTACCATGGAATGTGTATCTGCCAACCTATCAACTGAAAACCTTGGCAAGAGTGAGGCTCTTCAAGACCAGAAAATTGCAAACAGTACAGCACCTAAGTCT GTTCCTAATCCGTGGTCGAGGGTTAGAGTGTTCAAAGCTCCAGGCTCACTCAGCTATAGAAAATTGCTTCCATATCTCATGGATATGATccatgaatatgataattctT GTTCTCCCAAAAAGGGCAAATTCCCAAACATTACGAGCCAACAAGAAGTATCAGTAGATAAACAGGTTCTTGCAGATGGTAGTGGTACTGATTCATCAATGCTATTTGGTTCACAAAAGGATAATTCTAAGAGGGTTGATTCCACTACCTTATTCAATGATCAATGTCGTTCAAAAGATAATGCAAATGTAAAAATTGGGATGAGAGTTGCTTGTAAAGATAAGGATTTCGAAAGCTCAACCCCGGAGTGTTATTCAGTGGTTGATAGTTCTCAGGTCAATGGATATTCTAATAATACAAAACCACTGGATTATGGAGAGAGCAAAGGAGGTGTTAGTCACCTTCCTTGCATTGTTGAAGATGCAAATGAAGAGTCTATTCAGATGACGACACCACCAGATGCTGACATTTCTGGTAAAGCTGTGGTATATCAGAATATAGATGACAGAATCAAACTCGTCTCACCAAATGCTGATCAAGTTCTTAGGAAGCCACTGAATGCAAGTGACAAAAGAACCGACTCCAGCTATAAAATGAAATGG GGTTTGAATCCATGCTCACAACTCAAGCTGTTTAAGACAAGAAGCTCCTTCAACTATAGAAGAATGCTTCCTTATCTGATGGATATTGCTAAAGATAATTCTG GTGATTCCAGAAATGGGAACTGCCCAAAACTTGAGAAGAGTTCACAAGAAAATTTAGTCCCACCAGCATCGGTGTTTGATCATAGTGACAGCCCAGTAGAGAAATTACATGACACAAGTTGTCATATGGAGTATGACACTGATCCATGTAGTCTGCAAATGTCTTCATTGCCAGATAACAATCATCCATCTAATAGCAatcaacttaatttaattcctTCTGATGACAACACTGATATTCCAGAATCTGTTGGTTTACTAGAAAAACAAGAATCACAAGTCATTGTGGATACGTCAGATAATAAAGATGGACATTCAGATAGTGACCCTGGCACTGTAAATTTGGTTAATGGAAGTTCAGTCGCCATGGCTACATGTTCTTCTCTTGTTAATCCTCCATCTGTCTCTGGAAAATTCTTCGACTCAGTTTCACAAGAATTACCTGCCAAGAATGATAAGTGTAGAACATCAGTAGGACTATTTACTAATGCTGCAGAGCCGGTTGAAGGAGGCAACTTTTCTGAAAACTCATCCAAGCTTGAAGCATCTGATCCTTGGCGAAATTCTGCCAATGGTTCGGCAAAGAGTATTCTTAAAAGACATCCAAGAGGATGCAGAGGACTTTGTACTTGTTTAGACTGTGCTTCCTTCCGCCTCCATGCAGAGAGGGCATTTGAGTTCTCCAAAAACCAGATGCAGGATGCTGAAGAAGTTGCCCTGGATTTGATCAAGGAACTGTCTCACGTACGCAATATGCTTGAGAATGCTGCATCTGATTCCAATGATCATCTTGTTATATGCAACAATGGG GTGAAAGAGGCTTGCAGGAAATTATCTGAAGCAGAAGAACTAGCAAAAAGTCGCCTCATCCAAATGAATTATGATCTTAACATTCATTGCAGAATCTCA GTTGGAGAGCGACCAAGAGTGAGATTTGCCAACAATGTcgaaaaaagaatatttcatGGGTGA
- the LOC8280964 gene encoding xyloglucan endotransglucosylase/hydrolase 2: MGVPCNALCMAVLVMGSLFMVSSAGNFFEDFDITWGDRRAKIFNGGQMLSLSLDKVSGSGFQSKKEYLFGRIDMQLKLVAGNSAGTVTAYYLSSQGPTHDEIDFEFLGNLSGDPYILHTNVFTRGQGNREQQFYLWFDPTRNFHTYSIIWKPQHIIFLVDNTPIRVFKNAESIGVPFPKNQPMRIYSSLWNADDWATRGGLVKTDWTKAPFTAYYRNFNANVYSQSSDSFSDSDLETNELDAPSRRRLRWVQKYFMIYNYCSDLKRFPQGLPAECRR, from the exons atgggtGTTCCTTGTAATGCGTTATGCATGGCTGTTCTGGTGATGGGTTCTTTGTTCATGGTTTCCTCAGCTGGTAACTTCTTTGAGGATTTTGATATAACATGGGGTGATAGGAGAGCTAAGATATTCAATGGAGGCCAGATGCTTTCTTTGTCACTAGACAAGGTTTCTGGGTCTGGCTTTCAGTCCAAGAAAGAGTACTTGTTTGGGAGGATTGATATGCAGCTTAAACTTGTGGCTGGTAACTCTGCTGGCACTGTCACTGCCTACTAT TTATCTTCTCAAGGGCCAACACATGATGAGATCGACTTCGAGTTCTTGGGAAACCTAAGTGGTGACCCTTACATTTTGCACACCAACGTGTTCACTCGAGGCCAAGGAAACAGGGAACAGCAATTCTACCTCTGGTTTGACCCCACAAGAAACTTCCACACTTACTCCATCATCTGGAAGCCCCAGCACATCAT ATTCTTGGTTGACAATACTCCCATCAGGGTGTTCAAAAATGCTGAATCAATTGGTGTCCCATTCCCAAAGAACCAGCCGATGAGGATTTACTCTAGCCTCTGGAATGCTGATGACTGGGCTACAAGAGGTGGATTGGTGAAAACTGACTGGACGAAAGCACCCTTTACAGCATATTACAGAAACTTCAATGCCAATGTCTATTCTCAGTCTTCCGATTCATTCTCTGACAGTGATTTGGAAACCAATGAACTTGATGCTCCTAGCAGAAGAAGACTTAGATGGgttcaaaaatatttcatgATTTATAATTACTGCAGTGACTTGAAACGTTTCCCACAAGGCCTTCCTGCAGAATGTAGACGCTGA